The following proteins are encoded in a genomic region of Triticum dicoccoides isolate Atlit2015 ecotype Zavitan chromosome 1B, WEW_v2.0, whole genome shotgun sequence:
- the LOC119330191 gene encoding proline-rich receptor-like protein kinase PERK1: MSSPTAAPAPTTPPAPPANATAPPPATPSAPPPAIPSPSPPAPANPPPASVPPPAAPAASPPAPSSTPATPSAPSPSPPGAPATPSPPSDMPSPPSPEGRSPPSPGGGGRSPSTPGHNNPSPKSPPHSSGGGGGGSGVSTSVVVGVAVGGFVLLLLATFVCLCCLRKKRRRQPPPLHYGYPPPPPPQYKEDHYGATYQNWQNNAPPPPPDHVVKMHPSPPPAYANRPPQAPPPPPPPMINSSGGSVSNYSGGEILPPPSPGTALGFSNSKSTFTYDELVRATDGFSDANLLGQGGFGYVHKGVLPNGKEIAVKQLKLGSGQGEREFQAEVEIISRVHHKHLVSLVGYCISGGKRLLVYEFVTNNTLEFHLHGKGRPTLEWPIRLRIALGAAKGLAYIHEDCHPKIIHRDIKSSNILLDFKFEAKVADFGLAKFTSDNNTHVSTRVMGTFGYLAPEYASSGKLTEKSDVFSFGVMLLELITGRRPVDSTQTYMDDSLVDWARPLLMRALEDGNYDELVDARLGKDFNPNEIARMIACAAACVRHSARRRPRMSQVVRALEGDVSLEDLNEGVRPGHSRFFGSYSSSDYDSGQYNEDMKKFKKMAFTTNDYTSSQYSAPTSEYGQIPSASSSEGQQTQEIETGTMKKGGHSGYSSGYSGPS; this comes from the exons ATGTCGTCGCCGACCGCCGCGCCGGCGCCGACTACGCCCCCGGCGCCGCCGGCTAACGCCACCGCGCCGCCCCCGGCCACCCCGTCGGCGCCTCCCCCGGCGATCCCCTCCCCCTCGCCGCCGGCCCCCGCCAACCCGCCCCCGGCCTCCGTCCCGCCGCCGGCAGCGCCCGCGGCCTCCCCTCCCGCGCCGTCCTCCACACCGGCCACCCCATCGGCACCATCTCCGTCACCCCCGGGCGCCCCTGCCACCCCTTCCCCGCCCTCGGACATGCCCTCTCCGCCCTCGCCAGAAGGGAGGTCCCCGCCCTCGCCCGGTGGCGGGGGAAGATCGCCGTCCACGCCAGGCCACAACAACCCGTCGCCGAAATCGCCGCCTCATTCctccggtggcggtggcggtggctctGGGGTGTCCACGTCGGTGGTCGTCGGCGTAGCCGTGGGTGGCTtcgtgctgctgctgctcgctACCTTCGTGTGCCTCTGCTGCCTCCGGAAGAAGCGCCGCCGCCAGCCTCCACCCCTGCACTATGGTtacccgccgcctcctcctccgcagtATAAAG AGGATCATTATGGAGCAACATACCAGAATTGGCAGAATaatgctcctcctcctccacctgatCATGTGGTTAAGATGCACCCATCACCTCCTCCAGCATATGCCAATCGTCCTCCACAggcaccaccgccgcctccacccccTATGATAAACAGCAGCGGCGGGTCAGTTTCTAATTACTCAGGTGGTGAGATCCtgcctccaccatcccctggcaccgcCCTTGGCTTCTCGAACTCTAAGAGCACATTCACTTATGATGAGCTGGTGAGGGCAACTGATGGGTTCTCTGATGCTAATCTCCTCGGACAAGGTGGTTTCGGATATGTTCACAAAGGAGTGCTGCCTAATGGCAAAGAGATTGCTGTGAAGCAATTGAAACTTGGGAGTGGCCAGGGAGAGCGTGAGTTCCAGGCGGAGGTTGAGATTATCAGCCGCGTTCATCACAAGCATCTTGTGTCTCTGGTTGGTTACTGCATCTCTGGGGGGAAGAGGTTGCTTGTATATGAGTTTGTCACCAATAACACATTGGAATTCCACTTACATG GAAAAGGCCGTCCAACGTTGGAGTGGCCCATAAGACTAAGGATTGCCCTTGGTGCTGCTAAGGGTTTGGCATACATTCATGAAGATT GCCACCCGAAGATCATACATCGTGATATAAAGTCATCAAACATTCTTCTTGATTTTAAATTCGAAGCTAAG GTTGCGGATTTTGGTCTGGCAAAGTTCACCTCTGATAACAACACACATGTGTCAACAAGAGTAATGGGCACTTTTGG GTATCTAGCACCAGAATATGCGTCTTCTGGAAAGCTAACTGAGAAATCAGATGTCTTTTCCTTTGGAGTGATGCTTCTTGAGCTGATAACTGGGCGTCGGCCTGTTGATTCGACCCAAACATATATGGATGACAGCTTGGTTGATTGG GCAAGACCTTTACTGATGCGAGCACTTGAGGATGGTAACTATGATGAGTTAGTGGATGCTCGTCTGGGAAAGGATTTCAATCCTAATGAGATTGCCAGAATGATAGCATGTGCTGCTGCATGTGTACGCCATTCAGCACGTCGTCGCCCTCGAATGAGTCAG GTTGTTCGGGCCTTAGAAGGTGACGTCTCTTTGGAGGATCTTAACGAAGGTGTCCGGCCTGGTCATAGCCGCTTTTTCGGATCATACAGCAGTTCTGACTATGATTCTGGGCAGTACAACGAGGACATGAAGAAGTTCAAGAAGATGGCCTTTACGACGAATGACTACACGAGCAGCCAATACAGTGCGCCGACAAGCGAGTATGGTCAgataccatctgcatcaagcagtgAGGGCCAACAAACTCAAGAAATCGAGACAGGGACAATGAAGAAAGGTGGCCACAGTGGCTACAGTTCAGGATACAGCGGGCCGTCGTGA